One Rubripirellula reticaptiva genomic region harbors:
- a CDS encoding YqgE/AlgH family protein — MPANLSGRLLIASPYLSDGNFLRSVVFIIRHDVEGAFGLTINRPTDRRFRDLVEMSPAEGRPRDDDQIYRGGPVDGPLLALHDLAGVGEPCGPFDPTGQPMPPGQALSEGSKFTLHDHPAEPWGSLSIELGNPPAWITGDDDHLRILLKRPDARVRYVAHYSGWGPGQLDEELRVGGWLAGDADPEIMFGDPDLCWERAVRQCGHDILSEIAPGVRFGDSAMN, encoded by the coding sequence ATGCCAGCCAATCTTTCTGGTCGATTGCTGATCGCGTCGCCGTACCTGAGCGACGGCAATTTCCTGCGTTCGGTCGTGTTCATCATCCGTCACGATGTTGAAGGCGCTTTTGGATTGACGATCAATCGCCCCACCGATCGCCGGTTTCGTGACTTGGTCGAAATGTCGCCTGCCGAAGGGCGTCCTCGCGATGACGACCAAATCTATCGTGGTGGACCTGTCGATGGTCCGCTGCTGGCGCTTCACGATTTGGCGGGCGTTGGAGAACCCTGTGGTCCGTTCGATCCCACCGGCCAGCCGATGCCGCCCGGACAAGCGCTGAGCGAGGGTTCAAAGTTCACTCTGCACGATCATCCGGCCGAGCCGTGGGGGTCGCTGTCGATCGAACTCGGTAACCCGCCGGCCTGGATCACCGGTGACGACGATCACCTGCGGATTCTGCTGAAGCGTCCTGACGCTCGTGTTCGGTACGTTGCCCATTACAGCGGATGGGGGCCAGGCCAGTTGGACGAAGAACTGCGTGTCGGCGGTTGGCTGGCGGGCGATGCGGATCCCGAGATCATGTTTGGCGACCCCGACCTGTGTTGGGAGCGAGCGGTTCGGCAGTGTGGGCACGATATTCTGTCCGAGATCGCGCCAGGAGTGCGTTTTGGTGACTCGGCAATGAATTAA
- a CDS encoding Na(+)/H(+) antiporter subunit D produces MNVVANLPPGLIMIVGGLLLLAVPRKFQSAGALIVSVISLICFLFLGEANFGNVDLFGASLNMVRIDMYSRVFGLVFHGAAIIAAIYALHVRDSKQHVAGMIYAGAAIGAACAGDLVTLFVYWELTAISSVILVWATGTTKSYRSGMRYLIIQVTSGVLLLSGAIFQHVQTGSLAFESFVVEGEPLSIAAMLVLGAFGIKCAFPLLHNWLQDAYPNATPTGTVFLSAFTTKLAVYSLIRGFAGYEPLIWIGCAMTLFPIVFAVIENDLRRVLAYSLNNQLGFMVVGIGIGSELALNGTVAHAFCHIIYKSLLFMSMGAVMLRVGTTKATELGGLHKSMPWTTLFCIIGAGAISGFPLLSGFISKSMIISAAAEEHIFWVWIVLLIASAGVMEHSGIKIPFFAFFAHDSGKRVKEAPMNMLVAMGIAAALCVGLGVAYPLLYRILPFDIDYHPYTVTHVVTQLQLLMFAGLAFVVLMKTGLYPAEKRATVLDTDWVYRVAMAKLVRGFGATVEAVDGTLRDDTTLVLRGMRKQARIVFNDRGILGGTWSSSTMTFWAAVLLAACLVMYYV; encoded by the coding sequence ATGAACGTCGTCGCTAACCTGCCACCTGGCTTGATCATGATCGTTGGCGGCCTTTTGCTGCTGGCGGTGCCGCGTAAATTCCAAAGCGCCGGTGCGTTGATCGTTTCGGTGATCAGCTTGATCTGTTTTCTGTTTTTGGGTGAAGCCAACTTCGGCAACGTTGACCTGTTCGGCGCCTCGCTGAACATGGTTCGAATCGACATGTACAGCCGCGTCTTTGGATTGGTATTCCACGGTGCTGCGATCATTGCGGCCATCTATGCGCTGCATGTTCGTGATTCGAAACAGCACGTTGCTGGAATGATCTACGCCGGCGCTGCGATCGGCGCGGCCTGTGCGGGCGATCTGGTGACGCTGTTTGTATACTGGGAACTAACGGCAATTTCGAGCGTCATTTTGGTTTGGGCGACTGGTACGACAAAGTCCTACCGATCGGGAATGCGTTACCTGATCATACAAGTCACATCGGGCGTGCTGTTGCTATCCGGCGCCATTTTTCAACATGTCCAAACCGGCTCGCTTGCGTTCGAGAGCTTTGTCGTCGAAGGCGAACCGCTATCGATCGCTGCGATGTTAGTGCTCGGTGCATTCGGAATTAAATGTGCGTTCCCACTGTTGCACAACTGGCTGCAAGACGCGTATCCCAACGCAACTCCGACCGGCACAGTGTTTCTCAGTGCGTTCACGACCAAGCTTGCGGTTTATTCGTTGATTCGCGGCTTTGCGGGCTACGAGCCGCTGATTTGGATTGGATGCGCGATGACATTGTTTCCGATCGTTTTTGCCGTGATCGAAAACGACTTACGCCGTGTGCTGGCTTACAGCCTGAACAACCAACTGGGGTTCATGGTCGTTGGCATTGGAATCGGCAGCGAACTGGCGCTCAATGGAACAGTTGCGCACGCGTTTTGCCATATCATCTATAAATCGCTGCTATTCATGTCGATGGGCGCGGTGATGTTACGAGTCGGAACCACCAAGGCAACGGAACTCGGTGGTCTGCACAAATCGATGCCGTGGACAACGCTGTTTTGCATCATCGGTGCTGGTGCGATTTCAGGCTTTCCGCTGCTAAGTGGCTTCATCAGCAAGTCAATGATCATTTCTGCGGCCGCCGAAGAGCACATATTTTGGGTTTGGATTGTATTGCTGATTGCATCGGCTGGGGTGATGGAACACTCGGGGATCAAGATCCCTTTCTTTGCTTTCTTTGCACACGACAGCGGCAAGCGAGTCAAAGAAGCTCCGATGAACATGTTGGTTGCGATGGGAATCGCCGCCGCACTGTGCGTCGGACTAGGCGTGGCCTATCCGCTGCTGTACCGAATCCTGCCGTTTGACATCGACTATCACCCCTATACCGTGACTCACGTGGTGACTCAGTTACAGCTTCTGATGTTCGCCGGGTTAGCGTTCGTGGTGCTAATGAAAACGGGACTCTATCCCGCTGAAAAACGCGCCACTGTGCTAGACACCGATTGGGTCTATCGAGTCGCAATGGCAAAGCTGGTGCGAGGCTTCGGCGCAACCGTCGAAGCAGTCGACGGAACGCTGCGGGACGACACAACGCTAGTCCTGCGTGGCATGCGAAAACAGGCCCGCATTGTCTTTAACGATCGTGGGATTCTTGGTGGAACGTGGTCAAGTAGCACAATGACGTTCTGGGCTGCCGTGCTGTTGGCGGCATGCTTGGTGATGTACTACGTCTAA
- a CDS encoding EF-hand domain-containing protein → MNTRSFAFMALTLLVTIPVVAQPPFGGGDRGGGRGDRGGDAGGGRGGAPGGDRGGFPSGGRGGPPGGEGDRASRGGGGFDPSSILERLDANGNGVLDPDEQQGPASFLIGRLQQSDPSIKPGSPIKISKLKEGFEKMRGGGDSNSRGGGDTSNRNAADEALMVELLVPGFGEESLAAPLLGFGPKAEMLSVPVTDADRAQAAESMRRYDRNGNGFIEKSELSSRMSGNPMDFDRNRDEKLTLDELAVRYARRREGEEEAKKNSKKDKKRSRDDDQAGEVVDVFSGRNSYRPTSGRKAPEGLPGYFTDKDANGDGQISMAEFTTEWNDDAVAEFFDSDFNRDGVITTDEALRAVEQGPVSKLLASMSGSSAGSSGSSSATGSSSGDGAAAAASGGNADPKYVKVVQRIVQRYDSNNDGTLTASEWEKMLMSPAAADANRDGRISVEEYALWMQSNQKKR, encoded by the coding sequence ATGAACACACGCTCCTTCGCCTTTATGGCCCTGACCCTGTTGGTAACGATTCCTGTCGTGGCTCAACCGCCATTCGGCGGCGGTGATCGAGGCGGTGGTCGTGGTGATCGTGGCGGAGACGCCGGTGGTGGCCGAGGCGGAGCCCCAGGTGGCGATCGAGGCGGATTTCCTAGCGGTGGTCGAGGTGGACCGCCCGGAGGCGAAGGAGATCGCGCCAGCCGCGGTGGTGGCGGCTTTGACCCTAGTTCGATCCTCGAACGACTCGACGCCAACGGAAACGGCGTCCTGGATCCCGACGAACAACAGGGCCCGGCGTCGTTCCTGATCGGACGACTGCAACAGAGTGACCCCAGCATCAAGCCAGGCTCGCCGATCAAAATCTCGAAACTGAAGGAAGGCTTCGAGAAAATGCGGGGCGGAGGCGATTCAAATTCTCGCGGAGGCGGTGACACGTCCAACCGCAACGCCGCAGACGAAGCGTTGATGGTGGAATTGCTGGTTCCCGGATTTGGCGAAGAATCCTTGGCGGCCCCGCTGCTAGGCTTCGGTCCCAAAGCCGAAATGCTGTCGGTCCCTGTGACCGATGCCGACCGCGCCCAGGCTGCCGAAAGCATGCGGCGATACGACCGCAACGGAAACGGTTTCATCGAAAAAAGTGAACTCAGCAGCCGAATGTCGGGGAATCCAATGGACTTCGACCGCAACCGAGACGAAAAGTTGACGCTAGACGAATTGGCGGTCCGCTATGCTCGGCGCCGCGAAGGCGAAGAAGAAGCGAAAAAGAACAGCAAGAAGGACAAAAAACGTAGCCGCGACGACGATCAAGCCGGCGAAGTCGTCGACGTCTTCTCGGGGCGAAACTCGTACCGTCCAACCTCGGGCCGAAAAGCACCAGAAGGCTTGCCGGGGTACTTCACCGACAAAGATGCCAATGGTGACGGTCAGATCTCGATGGCCGAATTTACCACCGAGTGGAATGATGACGCGGTCGCCGAGTTCTTTGATTCGGACTTCAATCGCGACGGAGTGATCACGACCGACGAGGCTCTTCGGGCGGTCGAACAGGGCCCCGTGTCGAAATTGCTGGCGTCGATGTCGGGCAGTTCAGCGGGCTCGTCCGGTTCGAGTTCGGCGACCGGATCCAGTTCCGGCGACGGGGCCGCAGCCGCTGCGTCGGGCGGCAACGCAGATCCGAAGTACGTCAAAGTGGTCCAGCGAATTGTCCAGAGATATGACAGCAACAACGACGGAACTCTGACCGCCTCGGAATGGGAAAAAATGCTGATGAGCCCCGCGGCGGCCGATGCCAACCGCGACGGACGCATTTCGGTCGAGGAATACGCTTTGTGGATGCAGTCGAACCAGAAAAAGCGATAA
- a CDS encoding heme biosynthesis HemY N-terminal domain-containing protein gives MNHHKTDSEPSWFERPANINRMIGALVVVCAGLVAADWFYENPHPHFDLETSFGFQAWFGFVAFIVVVFLGRLLRLLVSKPEDYYERRR, from the coding sequence ATGAACCATCACAAAACTGATTCGGAACCAAGTTGGTTCGAACGTCCAGCAAACATCAATCGGATGATTGGCGCGTTGGTGGTGGTGTGTGCTGGATTGGTCGCAGCCGATTGGTTTTACGAAAACCCACATCCTCATTTCGATTTAGAAACTTCGTTTGGCTTCCAGGCCTGGTTTGGGTTCGTCGCGTTTATCGTCGTCGTATTCCTAGGGCGACTGCTTCGTTTGCTTGTCAGCAAACCGGAGGACTATTATGAACGTCGTCGCTAA
- a CDS encoding proton-conducting transporter transmembrane domain-containing protein, whose product MSPENLIAICLTLPLLAFALNFAFSKVPNLREGSTVTIATIVFAAAWALSRSVFAGQRPELAIGEILPGFAIRFQVEPLGMLFALVATGLWILTTVYAAGYMRGHHEKHQTRFFGCFAVAIFAALAAAFSANLFTLFVAYELMTVSTYPLVTHHGDEEARGGGRVYLGILLSTSIAFFMLAIAWTGSVAGTLDFRAGGILSDAYKSGSISQTGLGVLLGLYAFGIGKAALMPFHRWLPAAMVAPTPVSALLHAVAVVKVGVFSVMKVAIYIFGIDLLHSSGVNVWLMYVAGYTLLVASLVAMTKDNLKARLAYSTIGQLAYITLGAAIANPSAVIGGGMHIAMHAVGKITLFFCAGAIYVAAHKKNISDMRGLGRQMPYTFAAFAIASISIIGLPPGGGAWSKWFLAIGTVESGHYALTAALMISSLLNIAYLVPIPVLAFMSPPEDSDSTKTIHEAPLACVIPLCMTAIGSVLLFFAAESIYEVLLPITK is encoded by the coding sequence ATGTCGCCCGAGAATTTGATCGCTATTTGCCTGACGCTGCCGCTGTTGGCATTTGCGTTAAACTTTGCCTTTAGCAAGGTTCCGAATTTGCGAGAAGGCAGCACGGTGACGATCGCGACGATCGTGTTTGCCGCTGCATGGGCACTGTCGCGAAGTGTGTTCGCCGGACAACGCCCCGAGCTTGCGATTGGCGAGATCCTGCCTGGGTTTGCGATTCGATTTCAAGTCGAACCGCTGGGAATGCTGTTCGCGTTGGTCGCCACAGGATTGTGGATTCTGACCACGGTTTATGCAGCCGGATACATGCGTGGCCATCACGAAAAACATCAAACACGATTCTTTGGTTGTTTTGCGGTCGCAATCTTTGCGGCTTTGGCAGCAGCGTTTTCAGCCAACTTGTTCACGCTGTTCGTCGCCTACGAATTGATGACGGTTTCGACCTATCCCTTGGTGACTCACCACGGAGACGAAGAAGCTCGAGGCGGCGGCCGAGTCTACCTAGGCATCCTACTGTCCACGTCGATCGCGTTCTTCATGCTCGCGATCGCGTGGACAGGGTCAGTCGCGGGAACGTTGGATTTTCGCGCCGGCGGCATCCTGAGCGATGCCTACAAGTCCGGTTCGATTTCACAGACCGGACTAGGCGTTTTGCTGGGGTTGTACGCGTTTGGAATTGGTAAAGCCGCGCTAATGCCGTTCCACCGTTGGTTGCCGGCGGCCATGGTGGCCCCCACACCGGTCAGCGCTTTGCTGCACGCAGTAGCCGTCGTCAAGGTTGGCGTTTTTTCAGTGATGAAGGTCGCCATTTATATTTTTGGCATCGACCTGCTGCACTCGTCCGGTGTGAATGTTTGGCTGATGTACGTTGCCGGCTACACTTTGCTAGTGGCGTCGCTGGTGGCGATGACCAAAGACAACTTAAAAGCGCGTCTTGCCTATTCAACGATTGGCCAGTTGGCGTACATCACGCTGGGCGCCGCGATCGCCAACCCGTCAGCGGTGATCGGTGGCGGCATGCACATTGCGATGCACGCCGTCGGCAAGATCACGCTGTTCTTTTGCGCTGGTGCGATTTACGTGGCCGCGCACAAGAAAAACATCAGCGACATGCGGGGTCTTGGCCGCCAAATGCCCTACACATTTGCCGCTTTCGCGATCGCATCGATCAGCATCATTGGGCTGCCGCCGGGCGGCGGTGCGTGGAGCAAATGGTTCCTGGCGATCGGTACGGTTGAAAGCGGCCACTATGCATTAACCGCCGCGTTGATGATCAGTTCGCTGCTGAACATCGCCTACTTGGTTCCGATTCCGGTACTGGCGTTCATGTCGCCGCCGGAGGATTCGGATTCCACCAAAACTATCCACGAAGCACCGCTGGCGTGTGTGATTCCGTTGTGTATGACAGCTATCGGCAGCGTGCTGTTGTTCTTCGCCGCCGAGTCGATTTACGAAGTGCTGCTGCCAATCACAAAGTGA
- the rsmH gene encoding 16S rRNA (cytosine(1402)-N(4))-methyltransferase RsmH, translating into MEVDSNKNLGSESVGSETLAETVHVPVMPDEVVEWMTGHSPQVIVDGTYGGGGHSALLVKKLPPGEGVVIGLDRDPLVSERVDSEQHDPRLTVFLGSYEKIPKALEAMEITKADAILLDVGLSSDQLADANRGFSFNADGPLDLRFDPENGDPASDWLAWKKEDEIANAIYQYGEERCSRRIAREIVMRRRKENPVKTVNDLVEICRRCVPTSKNHNIHPATRTFQALRIVVNDELGIMERTIKASPDWLSPGGRLVVISFHSLEDRIVKNAFRDDERWNVLTKKPLRPTDDEIRRNPRSRSAKLRVAELR; encoded by the coding sequence TTGGAAGTCGACTCGAACAAGAATCTTGGTAGCGAATCTGTCGGAAGCGAAACGTTGGCGGAAACCGTGCATGTGCCGGTGATGCCCGACGAAGTTGTCGAGTGGATGACAGGACATTCGCCGCAAGTCATCGTTGACGGCACCTACGGTGGCGGTGGTCACTCGGCTTTGCTGGTCAAAAAGTTGCCGCCTGGCGAAGGTGTCGTCATCGGTCTTGATCGCGATCCGTTGGTCAGTGAACGAGTCGATAGCGAGCAACATGATCCGCGATTGACGGTGTTTTTGGGAAGCTACGAAAAGATTCCCAAAGCTCTCGAAGCCATGGAAATCACCAAGGCGGACGCGATTTTGTTGGACGTTGGGCTTTCCAGCGACCAACTGGCTGACGCGAATCGTGGCTTTAGTTTCAATGCCGATGGACCGCTGGATTTACGATTCGATCCCGAGAATGGCGACCCGGCATCGGATTGGCTGGCCTGGAAAAAGGAGGACGAGATTGCCAACGCGATCTATCAGTACGGCGAAGAGCGATGCAGTCGTCGGATCGCTCGCGAGATCGTGATGCGGCGTCGGAAAGAGAATCCGGTAAAGACGGTGAACGACTTGGTCGAGATTTGTCGCCGATGTGTCCCGACGAGCAAGAATCACAACATCCATCCTGCGACGCGAACGTTTCAGGCTTTGCGTATCGTGGTCAACGATGAACTTGGCATTATGGAGCGAACGATCAAGGCGTCGCCGGATTGGTTGTCACCCGGCGGTCGTTTGGTCGTGATCAGTTTTCATTCGTTGGAAGACCGGATCGTAAAAAACGCGTTTCGTGACGACGAGCGGTGGAATGTCTTGACGAAAAAACCACTGCGTCCGACAGATGACGAAATTCGCCGAAACCCCAGATCGCGCAGTGCTAAGTTGCGCGTGGCCGAGTTGCGCTGA
- a CDS encoding metallophosphoesterase family protein — MRRIAIGDIHGCAKALRGLIDAIDPKPQDQLIFLGDYIDRGPDSRDVVDQVIALRDRCNVVALRGNHEIMLMGVVIGGLDDRVWLDNGGQSTVASYGGSTEKIPAEHLSFFQQLSPFYETPTEIFAHANYVHDLAMHAQTDMTLFWTHLPSPLPEPHQSGKRVIVGHTPQPENRILDAGHLVCIDTYCFGGGCLTALDIGSGDVVQTNRHGHLCRPPLISAAHQALKLGKNITEFCRKRFAGKGPSAAPARKLEC, encoded by the coding sequence ATGCGACGAATTGCTATCGGAGACATCCATGGCTGCGCTAAGGCTCTTCGAGGCCTGATCGACGCGATCGATCCAAAGCCGCAGGATCAACTGATTTTTCTAGGCGATTACATCGACCGAGGGCCTGATAGTCGCGACGTCGTTGACCAAGTCATCGCTCTTCGAGATCGGTGTAATGTGGTAGCCCTACGAGGCAATCACGAAATCATGCTGATGGGCGTCGTGATTGGCGGTTTGGATGACCGAGTTTGGCTCGATAACGGTGGCCAGTCGACGGTGGCAAGCTATGGCGGTAGCACCGAGAAAATTCCGGCCGAGCATTTGAGCTTTTTTCAGCAATTGTCACCCTTCTACGAAACGCCGACTGAAATCTTCGCTCATGCAAACTACGTGCATGATTTGGCGATGCACGCCCAGACCGACATGACTCTATTCTGGACGCACCTGCCGTCACCATTGCCGGAACCGCATCAAAGCGGCAAGCGAGTCATTGTGGGACACACGCCCCAGCCCGAAAATCGTATCTTGGATGCTGGTCACCTGGTATGCATCGACACGTACTGTTTCGGCGGTGGCTGTTTGACCGCTCTGGATATCGGTTCGGGTGATGTGGTTCAAACCAATCGACACGGGCATCTCTGTCGACCGCCGCTGATTTCTGCGGCTCACCAAGCGTTAAAGCTAGGAAAGAATATCACCGAGTTCTGTCGCAAGCGATTCGCAGGGAAAGGCCCCTCGGCTGCGCCAGCCCGAAAACTGGAATGCTGA
- a CDS encoding sulfatase family protein: MTLSIVAVVMAHASMVASSADLPATPARDGVKPRNVIFILTDDHRYDAMGFMGHPFLETPNLDKLASGGVHLKNAFVTTSLCSPSRASILTGLYTHKHRVIDNNRLVPEGTIFFPQYLQREGYQTAYIGKWHMGANNDDRRPGFDHWISFKGQGNYLPPGPNYTLNVNGERVKQKGYITDEMTDYAVDWLDAQKDTGKPFFMYLSHKAVHSNFTPAERHAGRYADADLSFLPRGEGITAEDNSPRWVRDQRNSWHGIDFSYHSDNGLDYLYRRYCESLLAVDDSVGRVMQKLKDMGVHDETLVIYMGDNGFMWGEHGLIDKRVSYEESMRVPMMMHCPDLYQGGTVVEKVIGNIDVGPTVLHAAGLETPDYIDGNSFLDLPNNPNMDWRQNFLYVYYWEKNFPQTPTQFALRGDRFKYITYYGLWDADELYDLTTDPGEKKNLLYDPEYKSVAKEMENELYKMLGDAGGMDIPMNQPSGGSQNKRWLEKGGKAAANFPAAMVVDEPLNRQAK; the protein is encoded by the coding sequence ATGACCTTATCGATTGTCGCGGTTGTGATGGCCCATGCCAGCATGGTCGCATCCAGTGCTGACCTGCCAGCGACGCCAGCCCGCGATGGCGTCAAGCCTCGCAATGTCATCTTCATTTTGACTGATGACCATCGTTACGACGCGATGGGGTTCATGGGGCATCCGTTTCTGGAGACTCCAAACCTGGACAAATTGGCCTCCGGCGGCGTTCACTTGAAGAACGCTTTCGTGACCACGTCGCTGTGTTCACCGAGCCGGGCATCGATTCTGACCGGACTGTACACACACAAACACCGCGTGATCGACAACAACCGACTTGTCCCCGAGGGAACGATTTTCTTTCCTCAATACTTACAGCGTGAAGGTTACCAAACCGCCTACATCGGCAAGTGGCACATGGGGGCCAATAATGACGATCGGCGTCCGGGGTTTGATCATTGGATCAGTTTCAAAGGTCAGGGCAATTACTTGCCGCCGGGACCAAACTACACATTGAACGTCAACGGCGAACGAGTCAAACAGAAGGGTTACATCACCGACGAAATGACCGACTACGCCGTCGATTGGCTGGACGCGCAAAAGGATACGGGCAAGCCGTTCTTTATGTACTTGTCGCACAAAGCCGTGCACAGCAATTTCACCCCCGCCGAGCGACATGCGGGACGCTATGCCGATGCCGACCTTAGCTTTCTGCCTCGCGGTGAAGGCATCACGGCCGAAGATAATTCGCCTCGCTGGGTGCGTGACCAACGCAATAGCTGGCACGGAATTGACTTCAGTTATCACAGCGATAATGGGCTCGATTACTTGTACCGTCGCTACTGTGAGTCGCTGTTGGCCGTTGACGATAGCGTGGGGCGAGTGATGCAAAAGTTAAAGGACATGGGCGTTCACGATGAAACGCTGGTGATCTACATGGGCGACAACGGTTTCATGTGGGGCGAGCACGGCTTGATCGACAAGCGAGTTTCGTACGAAGAATCGATGCGGGTTCCGATGATGATGCACTGTCCTGATCTGTACCAAGGCGGCACGGTCGTCGAGAAAGTGATCGGCAACATTGATGTCGGCCCGACGGTGCTGCATGCGGCTGGCTTGGAAACGCCCGACTACATCGATGGAAACAGTTTTCTTGACTTGCCCAACAACCCCAACATGGATTGGCGTCAGAACTTTTTGTACGTCTATTACTGGGAAAAGAACTTCCCACAAACGCCGACTCAGTTTGCTCTGCGTGGTGACCGTTTCAAATACATCACGTATTACGGATTGTGGGATGCGGATGAACTCTATGACCTGACAACCGATCCAGGTGAAAAGAAGAACTTGCTGTACGATCCTGAATACAAGTCAGTCGCCAAGGAAATGGAGAACGAGCTGTACAAGATGCTCGGCGATGCGGGCGGGATGGACATCCCGATGAACCAGCCATCGGGCGGTTCGCAAAACAAACGCTGGTTAGAAAAGGGCGGCAAAGCAGCCGCTAATTTTCCCGCTGCGATGGTCGTCGACGAGCCGCTCAACAGACAAGCGAAGTAG
- a CDS encoding monovalent cation/H+ antiporter subunit D family protein produces MIEAHLPVLLIVLPMMAAPLCVLAGNRKAAYGIALLTTLATFAIGLRLMSTVLSTGSIHYEIGGWEPPYGIEYVVDSFSAFVILIVSAMAAITMMYAPPSLDKEILPSKHYLFYATFLLCMTGLLGMCVTGDLFNVFVFLEISSLSSYALISLGKTRRAPLAALQYLILGSVGATFILIGIGLLYQMTGTLNMVDIASRINTVNGPRTMLVALAFMTIGLYIKMAVFPLHTWLPNAYTYAPSVVTVFVAATATKVSVYAFVRLIYGIVTPDFAFETLPLDAALRLMAFVGIFVASTAAIFQDNVKRLLAYSSIAQIGYILLGVSMNTQAGLTGGIAHMFNHAIIKGGLFMVVGCFAMRLGSVQLSDWRGAGRTMPWTAFAWAVGGLGLIGVPLTAGFISKWLLLTAAFESELWQVAVLMLISSLLAIVYVWRVVETLYFSEPSEIAKAATDAPLQMLVPTYVVIGATVLFGIWTTYSAGLAANAAAMLLGGSQ; encoded by the coding sequence GTGATCGAAGCACACCTGCCTGTCCTGTTGATCGTGCTTCCGATGATGGCAGCACCACTTTGCGTGTTGGCCGGAAACCGCAAGGCCGCCTATGGAATCGCGTTGCTAACGACCCTTGCCACGTTCGCCATCGGACTGCGTTTGATGTCGACGGTTCTTTCGACCGGCTCGATTCACTACGAAATCGGCGGCTGGGAACCTCCCTACGGCATCGAGTACGTCGTTGACTCGTTTAGCGCGTTTGTGATCTTGATCGTCTCGGCAATGGCGGCGATCACAATGATGTACGCTCCGCCAAGTCTCGACAAAGAAATTCTGCCGTCGAAACACTACCTGTTCTACGCCACGTTCTTGCTGTGCATGACAGGTCTACTTGGGATGTGCGTGACGGGTGACTTGTTCAACGTATTCGTGTTTCTCGAAATCTCGTCGCTATCGTCTTACGCACTGATCTCGCTCGGCAAGACCCGACGCGCACCTTTGGCGGCACTGCAGTACTTGATCCTGGGCAGCGTCGGCGCAACGTTCATCCTGATTGGTATCGGCTTGCTTTATCAAATGACCGGAACGTTGAACATGGTCGACATCGCGTCGCGGATCAACACAGTCAACGGTCCGCGAACGATGCTCGTAGCTTTGGCGTTCATGACGATTGGTTTGTACATCAAGATGGCGGTCTTTCCGCTGCACACTTGGTTGCCCAATGCATATACCTACGCACCTTCGGTGGTCACGGTGTTCGTGGCTGCGACGGCAACCAAAGTTTCCGTCTATGCCTTTGTTCGGTTGATCTACGGAATCGTGACGCCGGACTTTGCTTTCGAGACCTTGCCGTTGGATGCGGCCCTGCGATTGATGGCCTTTGTCGGAATCTTTGTGGCGTCGACTGCGGCGATCTTTCAAGACAATGTCAAACGACTTCTCGCCTACAGCAGCATTGCTCAGATCGGTTACATCCTGTTGGGCGTCAGCATGAACACACAAGCTGGATTGACCGGAGGGATCGCCCACATGTTCAATCACGCGATCATCAAGGGCGGCTTGTTCATGGTGGTTGGATGCTTTGCTATGCGATTGGGTTCGGTCCAGCTTAGCGACTGGAGAGGCGCAGGCCGCACGATGCCGTGGACCGCTTTTGCTTGGGCGGTGGGTGGACTCGGGTTGATCGGCGTTCCACTGACAGCGGGCTTCATCAGCAAATGGCTGCTGCTGACGGCAGCCTTCGAGTCCGAGCTTTGGCAAGTTGCCGTGCTGATGCTAATCAGTTCACTGCTGGCAATTGTCTACGTTTGGCGAGTCGTCGAAACACTCTACTTTTCAGAACCATCCGAAATAGCCAAAGCGGCCACCGACGCTCCCCTGCAAATGTTGGTTCCGACCTATGTCGTCATCGGTGCCACGGTATTGTTCGGAATCTGGACAACCTACTCCGCTGGCCTGGCGGCCAATGCGGCCGCCATGTTGTTGGGAGGCTCGCAATGA